The uncultured Trichococcus sp. DNA window CAGCAAGTAGTCTCTCACTTCTTTGGAATCGACAACCAAAGTGATCCTGTCGCCCTTCCATTCGTCCATCAACAATTGGAACACTACATACTGAAAAGGATTGCCCAACTGCGGATGCGTTGCAGCTATCCCTGTAATCGTGCTGTCCCCTGCCCAAGTCAGTCGGGCCGGTTCCATGATTTTTTTCTTGTCCATGTTAACCAGTAAATGATGCTGCTCGTTTTTTTCCAAATTTGCTGCCTCCTTCATGAATGCCGTTCACTCAGTAGATACGCAACCTGAAAGAAAATCCTTCTTCAGAATTTCGGAATAGTTTCCGAAGAGCCTACGGAAGTGCCGAATCTGTGGTATGATTGATGCAGGATTTGCTTAACGAATGCAGGTCCTTAAAGTCACGCTAACGGGAGAAAAGTATGAGTCAATTGTTTAACGTAGATCCCAGAATACTCACGGAGAGCGATCGAAAAATTATCAACTACTTCAAAAAGAATGGGCATATCCCGGCACTCCTCTCAATCAATGAGATCGGTGCAGCTATCGGTATCAGCAATTCAACGCTAACGCGCTTCTCAAAAAAAATGGGCTTCAAAAACTTCAAAGAACTGAAAATGGCACTACTGAGTCAGCAAGAAACTTCTCCTTCAACAAAATTACAGAATGCTATCCGTTCCGACCATCAGCTTGACGGTCCTGAATCCATGATTCAGCGCGACATCGACCAACTTCTTGAAACGATGGAATATTTGGACCCAACACGTTTACGGCTCGCAGCTCAAAATCTGGCAAGAAAAAGAAGAATCTACATTTTTTCAAAAGGGGCTACACGCTCACTGGGAGACTTGTTGCATTTTAGATTGAGACGTTTCGGCAGGGACGTGCAACATATCTGTGCAGGCGGCTCAGAAATTTTTGAAACATTGCACATGATGACCACAGATGATCTGATCATTGTGTTTGCCTTCGGGAAAGTCCCGAAGGAAACCCGGGTTATTCTCGATTTTGCCAACAAAGAAGGCATCACGACGCTTTATTTTACTGATCAGCTCTACCAGAAACCCGAAACGGACGGTAACATTCCTTTTTATGTTGCTAGAGGCCTTCCAACAGAATACCATTCTTTAACTTCTGCCATTTCGCTGATAGAGGCACTCATCGTTGAAGTCAGTCGCATTGATCCGGAATTATTCCATAACCAGCTTAATCGTATGCACACTTTAAAAGAAACCTATAAAAAAGAACTTCCCCGCTGATCTGCTGAGGAAGTTCTTTTTTTATTCGATGATGAGTGGGACATCGTAACTACCGCCTTGGCTTTGCAGCAACTTCAGCGCCTTTTTCAATAGATTCGCACCCTCGACTTTCTCTTCGATCGCTTCATCCACCACCAATTTGTAGCGACCTGCATTCATTTCCTCCCGAAATGCACCTATGGTAGAAAAAGACCGTTCAAAGTCATTCATCACCGAGCCATATTGCAGAAACTGATGCGTATCGCTTCCTGCCATGACCGGACGATCATAACGCGCTCCGACCGCTTTCACCTTTTCGATGTTATCACGACCAAGTAAAGCAGTATCTTTTCCGTTCAAATCAAAGAAATCATAGTAAGCCAACAGTTCTTCGGATAATTCTAAATTATGACAGCCTTTACGGTAGACGTGGGCTGCACCAAAGAGCACATCGTATTTCTTCACCAACGGAAACAATGTCGCTGCCGGCAGGAACTCCTTGAATGTCGCCGACTCAAGAATTTCTTGTCGCAAAGCTTGGATCGTGTCAAATGACCCAATCACCAAGTTGTGTCCGCCCTCTAAAATATCAACTTCCAAGCCAGGAAACACACGCACTCCTTCAACCATATACGTATCCCCTTCTTGTGGGTAGTTCTCGTGGATGAATTGATATATCTTTTCGAATTCCTGGGTATTGAAATGCTCCGTCAGGCAAAGGGCTTCGACTCCGCGCTTGTAGGCTTCTTTGAATAGATTTCTAGTGTATTGCTCCGAAAAAGGCAGGTATTTTGCCAGTTTACCGTGAGTATGTGTGTCGATAAGCAATTATAAGACTCCTTTTTTAATCAGTATAGTAGTTGTGGAACTGCCAGGCACATCCCAAAATAAAGTAGTGAACATGTCAGGAACAGAATGTCCTGCATTTGGATGGACAGTTTTTTCATTTTCATATCGCGGATTTTTTTATTTTTTAAAGCGCGTTGGAATCCCTTTATCTCCAATGCTTCCACAGTCGTCCGGCTACGCTTTGCCATATTGAGCATCAATGGGTAGAAGGCTTTGATCATGATTTTGATCTGATAGATAAGATTTCGCCATTTCCCCTTGAAGCCATCACTGTCGGGGCGGACCCCGCGAATTTTATAGGACAACAAAATGGATTGGTATTCTTCCATCAAAATAGGCAAAATACGATAAGCATAGGATACACTAAAAGAGAATTTTTCAGGTAACCCGATTGCCATCAATCCATTCGAAAGCTTATCCGGATCCATACCCGCGAAAGCGACTATGGCAGCCAACGAAACAACAGCAATCTTCAGCGTCAATTTCAGTAAGGGAATCACTGCAGACAGGCTCCCGCCAAACAATAAAGTGAACATGAACAAAAATCCTGTCTGTGAGAAAATCCCGACTACAAATATGAATAAAATCAATGGAACCGTCTTGGCAATTTTGGTCACAGCAGCCACAAAGATAAACAATCCCATCAACATCAATGTGTCGGAAACAAACCAGGGAACAATCCCAAAAACAAAATACCAAATGAACATAGTCCTCGGATCCATCTTAGCAATCAATGTATCTGAATTACCATAGGAGTTCTTCAAAACCTGATTCCTGATTGTGGAGATATTCATTCGTTCTAGAAATGACTGATTAAACAAATAGAACCGCCTCCTTTTGCAAATAGTCCAGAAATTCTTGGATACTATAGCAAATTCTTCCGTTCAATCGTTGGCTTAACTGCACAATTTCCGGGGCGACAATCCCTGCACGTTGCAATAGTTTTTCGTCAGCAAAAATTTCTTCTCTGCTGCCGTCGCCGATGACTTGACCGTCATGCAATACAATCACCCTATTCGCCCATTCCGCAACCAATTGCATATCATGTGTCGCAATCACAATCGTTTCCACTGTATCCGCCACTTCTTTTAACGTATGCGTAATCCGCTTGCGGGTAGCCATATCCAAGCTGGCTGTCGGTTCATCCAACAGAAGCACCTTCGGATTCAATGAAACTCCGATTGCCAAGGAGGCGCGGCGCATTTGGCCGCCGCTTAATAATCGCCCATCCCGCTGCCGGATATCCATCAGGTTGAATTGCTGCAGCAACTGCTCAGTGATGTTTTTGTAATTTTTGATTCCTCGGGCCTTCAAAGAAAAAGCAATATCCTTTTCGATGGAATCTTCGATGAACATATTCTCGGGATTTTGATAAACGTATCCTACTTTATCGGAAATGCGCTCCATCTTGATCTTTTTGGTGTTTTGACCATCCAAAACAATCTCTCCCGAATCGGGCTTCAACAATCCGATCAGCATCTTCAGCATGCTCGACTTTCCAGCTCCATTATTGCCGATCAGAGCGATCCGTTCCCCTGCATGCAGTGTAAGATTTAAATTATTTAACGCTGAATAGGCTCCTTGATCGATTTTCTTGTAGCTCAAGGATACTTCTTTCATTTCCACTATGGACTTCCCTTTCGCTTGATTCCGTTTCAGGTCGCTGGGTACTTGTCTTGACCTGGACATATCAAAGCGCCTATTGATGTAGCCGATGCCTTCATCGATGCTGATAGGTAGGTCCCCTGAAGAATCATATCCTTTTTCGGATAGGCCATGTCCCAGTAAGGTGATTTGCGGCGGATAGACCCCGCCCTCAACCAGTTGCAAAACTTGCTGAAATGCTTCTTTTACTGGCAATAGCCACTCTATTTGGCGATTTTTCATAAAGAGGACTTGGTCACAATAGCGACTTATGTATTCGGAATTATGTTCAATCACAACGATCGTCTTTCCTAATTTTTGATTCAGAAATGCCAAATTATCATAAATTTTGCCGGCATGCAAAGGATCCAGTTGCGCAATCGGTTCATCCAATACAATGATTTTCGGCGACATAACAAGCACGCCTGCTAAAGCCAATAGATGCTTTTGGCCTCCGGATAATTGCCAGACATACTCGTCCGATAAGTGCGCTAGATCCAGCGTCCGCAGAATTTCCATCGTGATTTCCTCATAACGTTCTTCGCCTTCATTCAGCAGCCCATAAGAAGCGTCATCCAACACCCGTGGTCGGATCAGTTGGTTTTCAAAATCTTGATAGACGTAACCGATTGTATGAGCCAACTCAGCCGGTGTTTTTTCAGATATCGCCTGATCGAAGATACGGATTTCGCCTTGCAGATCGCCATCCAAAAAATGTGGAATGATGCCATTGAGCAACTTGCAAAAGGTTGATTTTCCTGCACCATTATCACCGACCACAGCAACGAAGGAGCCAGGTGGGATACTCACCGAAAGGTCATCCAATATCTTTTCGCCTGTATCGGGATAGCTAAAACTCACATTCCGTAATTCTATCATGCCCTCAAACCTCTCTTGTCTGTTCTCGGCGTGTTCTTATCCGGTTAGCGATGAAAAGGATGACCAGCACTGAAACGATCCCAGATACTGCAATAGCTGCATTGCTTTCGGACCAAGCGGCTTCGAACTCATAATTGATTCCTATTTCGGCGAGAAATTCTGCGCCTATTGCTGCAACAACCAACAGACCGCCCGTCAGTATAAATTTAACGTTCAGAAACTCTTGCCAACTCGGGCGCAATTCGGGTGTGCGCTTCCGAATACCCAATAAAGGTTCAATTTTCCCGTGAAGAAGAGGAACCAGATAAAGCGCCGGAAGCATGCAGAAAAAAATCCCGGAAAACAAAATATCGTTTAAGACCGCAAAACCTTCCGTAAAGAGTACGGATTCTGGAAGCCCTTGAATAGCTTCAAATTCTTCGACGGCGAAAACCACTTTCAGAATATCGACGAGCCCTCCAAAAATCTGGTGGATTGCAACGCCAGTAAGGGAAGCGAACGCCACCTGTTTCTTGTTGAGTGGATCTTTTACCAGCATCCCCGCAATATAAATTCCTAAAGAAAAGAGAACAAATTTTTCGACTTCCCCAAGACCACCGAACTGACCTAGCATAATTTCACTAAAAATGACCTCCCCCGTTGCAGCACCAACTGCAGCAGAGAATGGATCGAACAAGATAGCCAGCGTCAAAGGAATAAATGCTAAATATTCAATAGAAAATTCTACGACACCCAAATTTACTGACGGAATCAACTCGGTAAACAAGGTCGCCAAGCCGTAAATCGACATGGATAAAACGAACACCATCATTTTTTGAGACTGTGAAAACTTGTGAACTTGCGTTGCTGCAGACATTCATTCATACCTCCTTTTGTTATGATTCCATCATACGATTAGAGTGTAAAAACTTCATATGGTTCATGTAAAAATGACGTTATTTTTTCATGTTGTTGTGAATGGTAATTTTTTTTCATATAATCATATTTTTAATTTTGATTGAGAAACTGAAAAAAATGCAAAAAAAAAAGATACATCTAAGGTGATCGAGACCTTGATATATCTATGTTCATTCTATTATGCCGGCTGCAGGATTTGAACCTGTGACCTCCGCGTTACGAGTGCGATGCTCTACCAACTGAGCTAAGCCGGCCTGTCTGCAAAATCACTTAATAAGTGACTCGCAACAGAATAAATTATAAATAAATTTTTTCGATTTGTAAAGAGGGGAATTTCATCAAATTGAAATTCCCCTCTTTTACATACCTATAGAAACACCTCGGCTTGATTCAGGACAACTCAACAACGACAGCCTCCAATAAGAATTTTAATCTTGAGCAGGCTTGTTCCGCAGCTCATGGATACGTTGCAGATCGTATGGCGTTTCCTGATAAACGAAGTAATTCAGCCAATTCACGAAGAGGATATTGGCATGGCCGCGCCAACGCACCACTGGACGCTTGCCCGGATCGTTCTCAGGGTAATAATTGATCGGTATATTGATGGGACGATCCAAAGCGACATCTCGCTTGTATTCCTTATCAAGCGTATCAAAATCGTATTCAGCATGACCTGTCACAAACACGAAACGGTTGTCCCTGCTGCGGACAATGCTGATCCCTGCCTCTTCGGATGTCGCCAGAATTTCAAGCTCGCTGCAGGCCTCTATATCCGCTTTGTGCACATCCGTGTGGCGGGAATGCGGCATATAAAACTCATCATCAAACCCGCGGAGCAGCATCGTTCTGCTGTCGGTGATCGTGTGCTTGAACACACCGAACAGTTTTTCCTTCAGAGGGTACTTCCCAATATTGTAGTGATGGTACAGACCAGCCTGGGCTCCCCAACAGATATGCATCGTCGAGAAGACATGGCTGGCTGACCACTCCATGATGGACACCAATTCCGGCCAATATTCCACCTCTTCAAAGGCAAGATTCTCCACAGGCGCACCCGTGATGATCATGCCATCAAAGTATTGGTCCTTGATATCCGAAAAGGTCTTGTAGAAATAGTCCAAGTATTCTTCCGAAACATGCTTGGAATCGTAACTTTCCATCCGCAGCAAGGTCACTTCCACCTGCAAGGACGTGTTCGAAAGCAAACGAATGAACTGAGTTTCCGTGGCCTGTTTTGTAGGCATCAGATTCACGATGATGATTTTTAACGGACGGATATCCTGCGTGACGGCTCTTAGCTCGTCCATGACGAAAATATTCTCTTTGGCCAACTCTTTGATGGCGGGCAAATCCTTCGATACTTTGATCGGCATATTTTCCACTCCTTTTTATTAACCGGTTCATTCAACAGCTCTCTTATACACAAAAAAGCTCCCATCACCACAGTCTTGCGACCATGGGACGAAAGCTTCGCGTTACCACCCATTTTTATAAGGACTTCACAATCCTCACCTCAAAAAGTACGTAAGTGACTGCGTGATCGCATATCCCTCATATACTTTGCAGAATATCGCCTGCGGACGTAATCGAGCTGATTATTCACCCGATTATAGGCTCCAAGACCATCTTCACTTTGTTTAGATACGCTCCCTTTCACCAAAACAGAAGCTCTCTTTATGTACTTCCCAAAGTTACTCTTCTTATCGTTGCCCATTCTATTATATGATGACACTTATGTTAATATAATAAAATTATCATCATTCCTTAATCTTGTCAATAGGTAAAATCGATCACCCATGAACGCCCGCGGAAAGCAGGTGCACTATCCTTGGCAAATTTCTCGGCAACAAAAAAATAGCGGGCCGGAACTACTTCCCCTAATTCCGACCCACTACTCTCATCTATATTAAAATAAGAGAGAACGATTTTAAATTTCTGCCTTGATGTCGGCATATTTTTCGCGTTTGCGATCGAACATCGCCACAACATAGGAGCAGCGCGGCACAATTTTTTTGCCTTCAGCCCGCATTTCTTCAACAAGACGATCCAATAACATTTCAGCAACACCATGCCCTCTCAATGAGGAATCAACATAGGTATGGTTGGCTATGACTTTATCTTCACCATAAGGTGCATAAGTAATTTCAGCTATCATTCCTCCGTTTTCATCATTCAAAACGAAGCCATTGTCTGTCTTCACAAAATCTTCCATGCTTTATTTCCCTCACCTTCTGGCAACTATCCTTAAACATAGTTTAGCATGGTTACGCTATTTTATACAATAAATCGACTCAAAACAGCTAAGCCCAAAGCAACAAAAAAAAGGCCATCGACATTTAGGTCGACAGCCTTCTGATTATTTATATAAAAACATGCGCGGCAATGTCCTACTCTCACAAAGGGAAACCCTTCACTACAATCGGCGCTAAGAAGCTTAACTTCTGTGTTCGAGATGGGAACAGGTGTGACCTTCTTGCCATCATCACCGCACATGGTGATTCTGATATATAAGTTTTATTTCAAAAAAAAAAGCGCGGCAACGTCCTACTCTCACAAAGGGAAACCCTTCACTACAATCGGCGCTAAGAAGCTTAACTTCTGTGTTCGAGATGGGAACAGGTGTGACCTTCTTGCCATCGTCACCGCACATTTTTCAAGAGAACGTTGTTCTCTCAAAACTGAATCTACAAAATAAAGGGAAGCCGAAAACACCGCTTGAGTTTTCTTCTTTTTAAAAATTGGTTAAGTCCTCGACCGATTAGTATTGGTCCGCTCCATACATCGCTGTACTTCCACTCCCAACCTATCTACCTGATCATCTCTCAGGGGTCTTACTCACTTAAAGTGATGGGAAATCTCATCTTGAGGGGGGCTTCACGCTTAGATGCTTTCAGCGTTTATCCCGTCCACACATAGCTACCCAGCGATGCTCTTGGCAGAACAACTGGTACACCAGCGGTGTGTCCATCCCGGTCCTCTCGTACTAAGGACAGCTCCTCTCAAATTTCCAACGCCCGCGACGGATAGGGACCGAACTGTCTCACGACGTTCTGAACCCAGCTCGCGTACCGCTTTAATGGGCGAACAGCCCAACCCTTGGGACCGACTACAGCCCCAGGATGCGATGAGCCGACATCGAGGTGCCAAACCTCCCCGTCGATGTGAACTCTTGGGGGAGATAAGCCTGTTATCCCCAGGGTAGCTTTTATCCGTTGAGCGATGGCCCTTCCATGCGGAACCACCGGATCACTAAGCCCGACTTTCGTCCCTGCTCGACTTGTAGGTCTCGCAGTCAAGCTCCCTTCTGCCTTTACACTCTACGAATGATTTCCAACCATTCTGAGGGAACCTTTGGGCGCCTCCGTTACATTTTTGGAGGCGACCGCCCCAGTCAAACTGCCCGTCTGACACTGTCTC harbors:
- a CDS encoding MurR/RpiR family transcriptional regulator; this translates as MSQLFNVDPRILTESDRKIINYFKKNGHIPALLSINEIGAAIGISNSTLTRFSKKMGFKNFKELKMALLSQQETSPSTKLQNAIRSDHQLDGPESMIQRDIDQLLETMEYLDPTRLRLAAQNLARKRRIYIFSKGATRSLGDLLHFRLRRFGRDVQHICAGGSEIFETLHMMTTDDLIIVFAFGKVPKETRVILDFANKEGITTLYFTDQLYQKPETDGNIPFYVARGLPTEYHSLTSAISLIEALIVEVSRIDPELFHNQLNRMHTLKETYKKELPR
- a CDS encoding PHP-associated domain-containing protein produces the protein MLIDTHTHGKLAKYLPFSEQYTRNLFKEAYKRGVEALCLTEHFNTQEFEKIYQFIHENYPQEGDTYMVEGVRVFPGLEVDILEGGHNLVIGSFDTIQALRQEILESATFKEFLPAATLFPLVKKYDVLFGAAHVYRKGCHNLELSEELLAYYDFFDLNGKDTALLGRDNIEKVKAVGARYDRPVMAGSDTHQFLQYGSVMNDFERSFSTIGAFREEMNAGRYKLVVDEAIEEKVEGANLLKKALKLLQSQGGSYDVPLIIE
- a CDS encoding energy-coupling factor transporter transmembrane component T; translation: MNISTIRNQVLKNSYGNSDTLIAKMDPRTMFIWYFVFGIVPWFVSDTLMLMGLFIFVAAVTKIAKTVPLILFIFVVGIFSQTGFLFMFTLLFGGSLSAVIPLLKLTLKIAVVSLAAIVAFAGMDPDKLSNGLMAIGLPEKFSFSVSYAYRILPILMEEYQSILLSYKIRGVRPDSDGFKGKWRNLIYQIKIMIKAFYPLMLNMAKRSRTTVEALEIKGFQRALKNKKIRDMKMKKLSIQMQDILFLTCSLLYFGMCLAVPQLLY
- a CDS encoding energy-coupling factor transporter ATPase — translated: MIELRNVSFSYPDTGEKILDDLSVSIPPGSFVAVVGDNGAGKSTFCKLLNGIIPHFLDGDLQGEIRIFDQAISEKTPAELAHTIGYVYQDFENQLIRPRVLDDASYGLLNEGEERYEEITMEILRTLDLAHLSDEYVWQLSGGQKHLLALAGVLVMSPKIIVLDEPIAQLDPLHAGKIYDNLAFLNQKLGKTIVVIEHNSEYISRYCDQVLFMKNRQIEWLLPVKEAFQQVLQLVEGGVYPPQITLLGHGLSEKGYDSSGDLPISIDEGIGYINRRFDMSRSRQVPSDLKRNQAKGKSIVEMKEVSLSYKKIDQGAYSALNNLNLTLHAGERIALIGNNGAGKSSMLKMLIGLLKPDSGEIVLDGQNTKKIKMERISDKVGYVYQNPENMFIEDSIEKDIAFSLKARGIKNYKNITEQLLQQFNLMDIRQRDGRLLSGGQMRRASLAIGVSLNPKVLLLDEPTASLDMATRKRITHTLKEVADTVETIVIATHDMQLVAEWANRVIVLHDGQVIGDGSREEIFADEKLLQRAGIVAPEIVQLSQRLNGRICYSIQEFLDYLQKEAVLFV
- the metA gene encoding homoserine O-succinyltransferase, with the translated sequence MPIKVSKDLPAIKELAKENIFVMDELRAVTQDIRPLKIIIVNLMPTKQATETQFIRLLSNTSLQVEVTLLRMESYDSKHVSEEYLDYFYKTFSDIKDQYFDGMIITGAPVENLAFEEVEYWPELVSIMEWSASHVFSTMHICWGAQAGLYHHYNIGKYPLKEKLFGVFKHTITDSRTMLLRGFDDEFYMPHSRHTDVHKADIEACSELEILATSEEAGISIVRSRDNRFVFVTGHAEYDFDTLDKEYKRDVALDRPINIPINYYPENDPGKRPVVRWRGHANILFVNWLNYFVYQETPYDLQRIHELRNKPAQD
- a CDS encoding GNAT family N-acetyltransferase; protein product: MEDFVKTDNGFVLNDENGGMIAEITYAPYGEDKVIANHTYVDSSLRGHGVAEMLLDRLVEEMRAEGKKIVPRCSYVVAMFDRKREKYADIKAEI